CCTCGTTTAAAGCACTCAGACTCCGACTCTGATGGGATTAATGAGGAAAAAGGAGTTGGATTAGGCTTTACAGTGAAGGTAAACATAATGCTTCTGGGATGGAATAAgagatttaaatgtgtttctgtctctttgtgtggcTTAAGATAAGGATGGAAGAAACAGGATTCTCTTGGGGCTAAGTGTTCTGTTTTTCCAGAAGACGTCGTCGTCGTCGTTTCAGGTCGAGCGGGTTTAATCTCCTGATACAGCAGCTCAGTACATTCACTTTCTAAAAATATGCACATCTTTATTTCTAATAACTTGTCTTCTTCCGCAGCAGATGTGTTGAGACTTCTGGCCCCTGAACATCGCTGACTCATGGCTCAGGATGTGTTTGTATGAGAAGCAATGCTAGATTATAGACATACTCTGCTCACACTTGCACACactcatcaatcaatcaatctttatttgttaagcaccaactcaagacactttacaaaaagcaggtaaaagacttgaGGTTAATCCATCACCAGCACTAAGCCACGTTTAGCAAAATAAAGTTACCGTGGCAACATAAAACTTTCTTTTAAGAGGCAgcaacctcgagcagaaccagactcatgatgcaCAGCCATCTGGGCCGGCCTGGAGAAATGATAGAGGGTAGAGGGAggtgcaggaagaaggatagggataaacagaggaagggggggggggggggggggtccatagcagcaggccaATCCCCACCAACGATCCCGAGGTAATCCGATCCCCAGTAACTAAGATTTACTGAtaatgacatgcagtaatatgcaCACCAGACACTTGCACATATCCAATATATGTCTATATTGCGGCTTCCCATCATCTAGCATTGCTTCTCATAGAGACACATTCTGAGTCATGACTCAGCAAAGTTTGGGGGCCAGAAGTCTCAACACATCTGCTGCAGAAGAAGATGagttccatccatccatttgtccattttcttcctcttggtCGAGGTCGCGTCGAGTTGGCAGCAGGTGCAGTAAGTCAActcagacttccctctccccagcaacgttttccagctatCCCGGGGTgtcctcccagttgggcgtgcccTGAAAACCTCCAAAGAGAGGCTTCAGGGTGGCATCCTTAACAGACGCCCGAAGCACCTCAACTACCTCCATTCGATGTGAAGGAGTAGCGGCTGTACTCCGAGCTCCCCCTGAATGCCTGAGCTCCTCATTTCGGCCGCTTGTATCAAactcatgaccacaggtgagaAGACGAGTTATTAGAAAGAATAATAAAAGTCTCAGAGTGTGGGAGGTCATCACGTTTTGCCAAAGAAAGACTAAATCACCTGTTAGCATTTAGTAGAAACACATCAAAACTAACCAGCAGTTTTCTTAAATTGAGGGACTAACAAGAGTTAAAAAGCCGGAAAATAAGACGGACAGatcagttattttggtaccattcccaacttttgacagtggaaacgcTGATAAATGCATTCTGTACCGATCTGAACCGggccgcttggtggaaacggggctttaacAGCGCTACGAGGgcgagtgctgtcagatggggccccccttagggaggtttatGCTACTGTCAGCCCCTGCTGTGGTTTAACGTTTGTCCCTCAGGGGTCTCGTACTGGCCCCAAGCTGCTGTCTGCCTCGCCTGTTGACAAAGCAGCATCTCTGCTCACTGACGTCTAGTTTAACACGCTGATAAAGTTTATCTCAGtctgctgcagagaaaacaaagattatCTATTTTAATTCAATTCCCTGTGTTGACTGATGTCATAACAACAAACATGCTCTGCAGATTGAGAGTGTTTCTACTTTAGACTGTGTTCTGACCTGAAGTATGCGAGTGGAttaagaacaagaaacttcacacacgttttggGGAGTTCTGCGacttatttacacattttgaagaggaggagaatttgtgacctttaagttgaacttttcaaaaacaaattaaagttaaaattaGAGCTAATGAGCTTAAATTAAATCACCACTGGTATACTTGTTATTGATCTGGGTTATAAAAAGTGTAACTCTGTTTATTCTTGTTTGTTTAAACTAAAACAAGACTAAAAAACTGCAGGAAACAAAGCGACCAATCAGAAGTTGTCAGGCGTATAaaacagaaagatgttttttgtaAGCAGCTGCTGATTTTCTTCCCTTGGCTTCCTCGGGTTTCTGCAGGTTTGGTGACTCGATACGTCTCTCTTCTGGTTCCTGAAACAACATCTCATCTGTTCGCCCGCACACACTCGGCCTCCTCCTGTAATTACAGAAACGTGCGCCTGAAAGCGACCCGCCTGCTCAGCCTGCATGCAGAGAGCTCGGTGACAGAGAGGTAACagatcccccccacccccacccccctcctccctctcctcagaTAAACAACACTTCATTCATTCAGAGTCAAGCTGGTTTAACACACACAGGACCCAGAATATTCTGATTTACTGAAAGTACTGTGATGATTTCTGCTGCGAGTCTCCACCTTTACCTGTGAGAAAACAGTATTCTTATTGGCCCGCAGATCCTCTCAGTTTGATACATTTCTACACCTGTAATTTTAAAACTCCACTTTTGCAGTTCCTCTGTATTGTATTTAAACACAACCCTCTTAAAGTAGCTTCAGATTTTTTACGCTTTGTAGAATCTACGGTGGCCGATTTAAGTAGTGGACCTGCCTGCAGCATTAAAACCCTTTAAGCCCAGTTTCCACTCAGCAGTCCGGTTCAGTTCAGTGCGCCTTTAAAAacgtttccaccgtcaaaagttgggaCGGGTACCAAAATAACCGACCCATACCATCCTATTTTTTTTGCTGCCCTTCTGTTGTGGTGCTAAGCGTACCGATCAGACACTAAAAGtcggagctagacacactgcattTCTCTTGTGCTTTATTTGCtgaataacctgcagctgtaacACCAGAAACTCCCAGTTtaagatcaataaagtatatttatgtttgtatCTATTAAACCCTGGATGCTTTTTACTTACGTTTTCGTCTTCTCTTTAACCCATCGTGTCAGTGAAGAAGTGTAATCCACCCACTGTCGATTGCACCATGGTGTCAAAGTttgactctttatttttttttaaaggtttattctcaggctttttattcctttattgaagagacaggatagtggataatcagtaatcggggaggaagagagtgtggggaatggcatgcaggaaaggtcggattcaaacctccACACGTGACGCGTGCACTAAGCGCCCTCTCCTCTTACTTGTTTTATATAACCTTTATCTTAAACTAAAAATGTGCAGGCTCGCTCCAAAATACATCGAATAGACAAAAATAGATAGCAGCCgctcctgcttttcttttcttataacTACTGCAATTTCAAACACCTTGCTTTATTTCTTAAACTTCACCTCATTCCTTTAATACGCTGTGTTTGCTCCTTCATTTCTTATTATATTCCTGCAGCTGTTTACTGAAGCGCCTGGGGATTCATAACTTCTGATTCTAAATGAAGGTCACTTCTTTGCACTGTGCAGTTAATAAAGTAGTCAGTCTGAGAgcccagtgcatgctgggagaagGCTTCAGACAATATGgaggagaaataaaacacaagagcaAAAGGTCCCattatgattttatttgtttctatCGTTGATTAAATGACAAAAGGTGGATGAACTGATGGAGAAGTTCAAGTCGAACATCAACATGAGATTTGATGATTTTTAAAAGCCAACATCGTTAAAATCTAAAGCCACGGAGCTTCTTATGAACTCagatctttttcttcttctttttttttgaatacaTGAACGTCAGGCGGCGTCTCACCTGTTCGCTTACACCTACACTACAATCAGGGCCAGGACACAAATCAAGAGGTAACTACTGAGAGGTTTGCAAGGCAAGACATTGACTTTAGCGTACGATGAGATCCTCAAAACGAAGTACTTCATTGCTTCTGATCAAGACTCTCTCGCCAACTTTGGTTTTTGCATTTATGCATTACAATATTCcgcaaagaaacaaaatgtacaactgcaTAAATATACAATTCTTCCACCATGTTTAATGGCtaaaacattcagagagagTTACACCACCATGACGTGATGGatccagcaaaaaaaataaaaaaataagacaaaacaaaaaaatcttggTTAAAAGTCGAGTTAGCACCGTCGCCGTCGCAGCAGCAGGCCGAAGTGTCTAACAGGCTGGACACACAACTCTACATTCAaggcaaaaaaatcaaatagtaAAAGGCATGAAACCAAGTAATAAAACCCCTCcacacatttaaatgattcaacagagcaacaaaaagagaataaaGTCAAAAGTGATCAGAtgtaaaagacaaataaaaaggaaagaagttCCCTGGAGTGCAGCCTTTTCCTTACACAGATCAGAAGAGTGTACCATGTCAAACGATTTCAATCATTAAGTAAGAGGGCGCGTGTGTTCATGGCggacacactcacgcacacacacagacacacacacacacacacacacacacacacaaagacagagagagcggaGAACTGCTAAAGCTTGCTCACGGGAGGGGGGGACGTGGTTTTGGAAGACCGGGTTTTGCGACAAGTAGTACCTACTGTGACCACACGAGGCAGCGATGAGCAGAGGGGACGAACACGGCTCGAGATAATTCAGCTTTACAGTCATCGATGATGAACAATGTCCCATGGCTTGTGGAAAAGTCTCATTTACAgcagaataaatatattttttattaggCCTATCGCTACTTTTCCTCTAAAATACACGCTAACGCTACACGGAGGTGTGGAAGCTAGTGATGAGAGTGGACAGATTACACGTCGGTCCCctagcagggtttttttttttttcctttcatttattCGTTCAAGACTAGTTGTGATTGACTTAACCGCTACAGCCTGCCCCCTCACGTATTATTATGATCTCCTACGTTAGATTAAGAACAAAGGGGGCGGTGTGGGGGAGGGGCGGTCGGGGAGAAAAGTGCTACGGTCCTGGCGTCGGTCATAAACTGTTAACCTGGAGCTTGATGTCAAAGCGTCCCTGGTAGCGGTCCTTGTCACTGTAGTGGATGTTGTCTCCGTACACTTTGCACTCGATGCGCAGTTCAGTGTTCAGGGTCAGGTTGGTGAAATGCAGCGCCACCAGCGGCTGCAGGTACTGGGGGTGCAGCAGCTTGCCGTAGTACGGGTAGTACTGCAGGGGGAAGCCGCCTCCGATGCCGTAGTACTTGATGTCACCGATTTTACCcgcatcctcctctctctgcaagagaaatgcattaaaaatgGTCTCAATTCATAACGTAGCGGATCTTTTAAATGTGCACACACGGGGAGGAATAAGCGCGTACCTTGTTGGTGCAGTAGATGGGGATGATGTTGGGCTGCACTTTGTGCTGGGCTTCTTCGGGGATGCTTTCGTTGGAGGAAGGAGGCTGAACAGGACGACAAGTTAGCAGGAGGACTTTAGAGATTTATACTCAACACAGACTCATTTCTACTTGACGCGTTGCACTCAGTCAAGCgtgagctccacatacacacacaggcagacatgcacacacacgctgcacTCCTCCACTtgctcagctgatcccgtctctcctctgtTGCTACCTCTGAAGGCGGGACCGAGTGGGGGGGGATCACTTCAGAGACATTCAGATTAAAGGAGACACAttacaggggcgtaaatatggCGGTCTGAGTAGAGCTACTGTGATGAGAAAGGGGACGACTTGTTCTATTATTTAAAACGTTTCTATACCACGCGTTTCAGAACGATACGATCTCCTTTATTCAATGTTGATTGTGTCAAGAAGCAGTGACGCTTTAGAGAAGAATCCAGATCTTAAGACGTGTTTTTAACTAAAAGCTTCTCCAaaagaatcagagagagagcgCCGTCTAAATTGCACAACATGTGGCTGACGTATTCAGGCAGTGTGCAGGCAGACTTCTGACACTTTATGGAAAATATGACAATTTGCTGATGATGCACAAATAAGACTTccttgtttttgaaaacatgcatctattttgattttaaagcgTGCAACTGTGATCCATTTCCACACAGTGTCAGCGCTTTTGAATCAGAGTTTCAACCCTGCAGATGgggggagaagaaaaagaagaagaagaaacgtcTACATTTGTGGTCTCGGACGTTTCCCTTTAAATGAGGTAAGAATTTTATCTTCTGGTTCGGTTAAGCCGATAACAGATGTCCGGGTTCTTTACGGTGTGGTGGGATTATGAATCTGAGAAACGGGAATAAAGGTGAAGGGAGAGGTCGACTTGTACGCCCGGGTAGTTGGGATGGAGGGCTGCACTTTGGCCACGTTGACCAATGCTCCTTCTGCTAATACGCGATTGGTCGATCATAATCTAAAACACAAACTCAGTGCAGCTTAGATCATTTAAAATCACCTTTGGACGGAAGTTAACGATCCTGTTGAGCTTCACGACTATGCATGGCTTTCCTTCTTTGAAGCCAAAGTCTGTGTCCTCTAAGCCGGAGCAGGGCCCCAGCACGGACCTGGGGAAGCGACAGGCCCTCCTGGTGCCCATGTCGCTCTCCAGGTCGCCACGGTTCTTGTACTCTGCAGGCTCATCTGTCGGGGAGAGTGAAGGGTTAAGATCACAGATTTAGAGATCCCGAATGTGCCGCAAATACGACACCATAAAATAAAAGCTCAGGTAATCTGGAATATCTGCAGGACGTACCTCCACATTCTTCAAACTTCATCTGGTCATTCTGGGTTTCTTCATTATACTTGGCTAAGAAGTCCCTCAAGGCCTTGGTGTAAGGCAAGTAGGTCCCCGGGTCGGTGAGGCTAAAGGACACTTCAGATTTCTCTGAGCGTGGGGTGTGTGAAAGGCCTGCAGGGGGGCAAGAACAGCATAATCAGTACTCTAACCtttagtgtttttaaacctgggaGCTATATCTAAATATGTTTGGTTTCTGGGATTGCGTCAGCTGGCGATCTTGAGACAGATTTATTAGCTGCAACATAATTATTTTCTGGGAAAAGGATCCAAACGTAGGATGTAAACCTGCGTTTAAAGGATGAATCCTGCATTTTTAACCCTCcatgcttctctctctccccacctgGATCAGTTACGTTTTTTTGCATTCCAAATATGACCCCGATCAAAAGCAACAAAGTCATCcaacataacaaaacacaaatgatgGAGGCATCTGTAGAGAAAAGTGTGGTGTGTTTGAAGAGCGTGATGTAACGTCTGCTTGTGGTCGTAAATATCATCTCCCTCTGTAAcaaaaagctctctctctctctgcagggatccttgctgtgatgatgtcacacacttcGAGTAACAACCTGTCAGCCGTCTTTGACCGGACACTTTGGAAATTTGAGGTTTGATGTCTCTGAGTTTCTGTGATGCCTTCAGGAACTCTGAATCTGCAGAATTTGGCAAAACGTTTATTTTCCTACAGAGTCAGACAAGATGATCGATATCGAGTGTCACGTCcgtccgtctgtctctctgcacgCAGATTAAGTTTCCTCCTCGGCTAACAGGAGCTGAATTAGCAGAAAGACGTCCTGACTTGAAACTGATCGACCTCATGTGACTCGATTTTCTTTAAATGGCAGCCGGTTCCAGCGAACATGGAAGTTAGTTACTTTAACTCCTGATCGGCGTCGCTTTAACTGATCTGTGCTGCAAGTTTTAAACACCGTGTCACTCCTCATCAGCTGAACGTGGATCCGGACGCCTATCGCACATTTCGCTCTGACACAACATTGTTTGGATGACCTCAAGTGAACACGCTGCTCACTGATACGCCTCCCGATTAACCTTCACCgtggaaacaaacaaacagcagcgtCATCCTGTACTCTCTACAGTCGCTGCACAGActgttctgcacatgctcagtgcaCCCTCAGCTGGCCTGCCTTGCTATGGAAACCAATccgcggtgtgtgtgtgtgtacacacaggAGGGGCAGGTGCTGCACTGGAACCATGATGGGACGATGTATTCAGTCCCCAAACGTTACACCGCCATGCTcgctgtgattgtgtttgttgaaGGAAGCGTGTCACTAAGGCTTTGATTGCTGACGTTTTTATCTGATtcactgtttatgtttttttagtAAAAATCTGCACATAAGCTATCAAATAATCAGTGACACCGAGACGTGCAAACATCCTATGtgtgctctgtctctgcagaTAAGAAATACGAGCGTGATAAGCAATGTCGTCATGACTTTGTAtaattttttaaagatatgaCCTCAATGATTAAGGGGCTACTGGAGATCTACGTTTGCACAATCCTGTTTGAGTTCAGCACAAGTTAAAATCATAAAATTGACTCTATTTAGAAATCTAAATAGATTTAGATTTCTGGATTTCAGGGACCTGAAGcgtgaacaaaaacaaaactggagTTAGAAGataatgtttccttcatgtttccacCTAACCTGGTGGTTAGTGCGAGAGCctcgtgggggggggggggggggggggggggctgtagtcctccaggcgggcgggcGGCCCCGCTTTGAGTCTGGACTTCTTTTCCAAgacgttccccactctctctcacgccacgatttctgactctctcctctgtcccGTCTCTAAATGTTCTTACAAATGTCAGTCAGTGATtctaaaagccccaaaacagaCTTCAGATTAAACATCTTGTTccagaaaatattcaaatctaAGAACGTCGACTTCTTGATTacctttaaatgaataataaatgattttgtaattaaattaaaagagttGCAGCTCCCGCTTTAAAACCTCGGAGTGAGCTGCACAACAGCCTCTTTGTTCTTGGGCTACTCAATCGTTTTTCTAATCTCATCAGGAGCTGAAGGTTGAACATCATAATTCACACTCGCcgaaacagaatgtgttcatcCTCAGAGCGTCATTAAGAAACAGCCTGAGGTCGGCGAGGAGCAGCGACTGATCCACCGAGCGAACAAAACACCGTCTGAAATAACACCGAGTCATCCTCAACAGAacatgttggtgtttttgtttcatgactcGGCATAAAATGACTCCGTTCGCTTTGTGTGTTACTGCTACAGGCAACCGCTACGCTTAGGCTcagacgagtgtgtgtgtgcaagtgtgtgtgtgtgtgacacttcTTACCTGGGGGTGCGACTCGGTCCTGCCAGGTGGGCTTGTAGTTGCTCAGCGTGAGCAGCATGGCTTGGATGGTTCCGATGAAGACGCCCGCCAGGCAGCCGTAAAAGATGACGTAGAACAGGGTGATCttgactgcagaggaggaggaggaacatgtCAGAACGGATGTTAGGGAAGAGACGGAAAGAAGTCAGACGTTATGTTAGAAGATCGAGGAAACTCCGCCGACATCAGCTTCAAATCGTCCAAAATTCTCTAAATAATTATGTATTCCAAATTaagtcaaacacaaaaacacctcAGACTTTATTCATGCCAATTAATCCATCGGGTGTTTACTGGACTAATGTTTAGTTTTCAGCAAAGATGAGATCCTGAAGCATCTCGTTTGTTGATGTGAATAAAATCTTCACAATGCAGCGGTGGGATTTTGGATAATTTTGACCTCTTTGTCCTCAAACTTAAGCCGATTAATGGATCATTAAGATAGCTGGGGCTCATTTATTTCGCTTTGAAATCGGAGCAGATTAACCTCCCGTGTATAATACGCATGGTGCAGTGAGATATTTCCGTGTGTAATGAAGGCGTGACGGAtgactttctgtttctgcaaaaacattttgtttatttaacaaaacCGTCctctcacagtgtgtgtgtgtttaagaggaAACACCAGATGTGTGTGCACACTGACACGCTGAGCAGGTGAAGGGCGTGTGTGTACAGTAAGTGTAACTTGGTCATGTCACCCTCACAGCTGCTCACagacagagagctgctgctgtaCACTAACACACTCACATGACAGACAGCAGGCGTGCAGGAGCCCCCGCTCTCATGGGACCATAAATAATTTAAtcgagctttttttttttagccgtTGAGTCGCAGCTTTAATTGATTTATTGTACACATCAGGAGACACAACACCCCCAGCATGACATGGTGGAAGGGGGACAGAAATCGAAGACAGAGGGTCAGAAACACGGTAAAAATGCAGCAAAAAGAACAAAGCTCCAGGCGTCTGAAAGTAAGCAAAGCCTTGCTACATAGGGAATGATTCAACTGTAAAGTTACTCCTGAGGCGACCAAAGTCCAGCTCAGGGAGGAAGAATACAACTTATCAAGTCCAAAATGCAGGTAAACGTTCAATACTGCAGGTCAAACTTTCAGGCAACTTAACAGCAGAGAATGATCTTTATCTCTTCATAAAACATTCTTTTC
The sequence above is drawn from the Labrus bergylta chromosome 24, fLabBer1.1, whole genome shotgun sequence genome and encodes:
- the atp1b1b gene encoding sodium/potassium-transporting ATPase subunit beta-1b, with product MPSNKEDGGWKQFVWNSEKGELLGRTGSSWFKITLFYVIFYGCLAGVFIGTIQAMLLTLSNYKPTWQDRVAPPGLSHTPRSEKSEVSFSLTDPGTYLPYTKALRDFLAKYNEETQNDQMKFEECGDEPAEYKNRGDLESDMGTRRACRFPRSVLGPCSGLEDTDFGFKEGKPCIVVKLNRIVNFRPKPPSSNESIPEEAQHKVQPNIIPIYCTNKREEDAGKIGDIKYYGIGGGFPLQYYPYYGKLLHPQYLQPLVALHFTNLTLNTELRIECKVYGDNIHYSDKDRYQGRFDIKLQVNSL